In Oncorhynchus clarkii lewisi isolate Uvic-CL-2024 chromosome 24, UVic_Ocla_1.0, whole genome shotgun sequence, one DNA window encodes the following:
- the LOC139382266 gene encoding inositol polyphosphate 5-phosphatase K-like isoform X2, translating to MRRLDPVILCKSRTATEAGEIMENDDDTKEDPQSQVKNSVSMEKNCCDEDTFRLHMVTWNVATADPPDDISSLLHLSSPKTPDLYVIGLQEVYSAPHRFIIDMAVEDSWSHLFMSSLAPRGYLKVSSTRMQGLLLLFFSKLAHVPFIRDIQDTYSRTGISGYWGNKGGVSIRLSFYGHMLCFLNCHLAAHMQYASQRVDEFEYILDTQTFDPKKTPHILDHKLVFWFGDLNFRIQDHGMHFLRNCITSHKFNLLWSKEQLTMMKKTEALLQEFDEGPLDFQPTYKFDRFSDCYDSSGKMRKPAWTDRILWRVKPKEPPPEEEKDEDRDSGLDEKNTKNQQEEEEFPLKLKQDSYTSNMEYGVSDHKPVIGIFTLELRKMYETPLVRVCAEGEWSADFDAMVIYSPLQPFPSSAWDWIGLYKVGFRSVSDYITYTWVKDDEVSFNDELTQVYVSKDEIPALGGECVLCYYCSTLQCIVGISSPFKVHESKVAVEEGLAPENIDGLEKAS from the exons ATGAGAAGGCTCGATCCTGTCATCCTGTGTAAGTCAAGGACCGCCACAGAAG CTGGTGAGATTATGGAGAATGACGATGATACCAAGGAAGACCCCCAGTCACAAGTCAAGAACTCAGTCAGCATGGAGAAGAACTGCTGCGACGAAGACACTTTCAG gCTTCACATGGTCACATGGAATGTTGCTACAGCTGATCCTCCAGATGACATCAGCTCCTTGCTTCACCTGAGCTCCCCAAAGACCCCAGACCTCTACGTGATTGG tcTCCAGGAGGTGTACTCTGCTCCTCACAGGTTCATCATAGACATGGCCGTTGAGGACTCCTGGAGCCATCTCTTCATGTCCAGCCTGGCACCACGAGGCTACCTGAAG GTGTCCTCCACCCGCATGCAGGGCCTCCTACTGCTGTTCTTCTCCAAACTGGCCCACGTTCCATTCATTAGAGACATCCAGGACACCTACTCTCGCACAGGCATCTCCGGCTACTGG GGGAATAAAGGCGGGGTGTCCATCCGCCTGTCTTTCTACGGCCACATGCTCTGCTTCCTCAACTGTCACCTGGCGGCACACATGCAGTACGCCTCGCAGCGCGTCGACGAGTTCGAGTACATCCTGGACACGCAGACCTTTGACCCCAAAAAGACGCCGCACATCCTCGACCACAA gctggtCTTTTggtttggggatttgaacttccgCATCCAAGATCACGGCATGCATTTTTTGCGCAACTGCATCACCAGCCATAAGTTCAACTTGCTGTGGAGCAAAGAGCAG CTGACCATGATGAAGAAGACGGAGGCTCTCCTGCAGGAGTTTGACGAGGGACCTCTGGACTTTCAACCAACCTACAAATTCGACAGGTTCTCTGACTGCTATGACAGCAG tGGTAAGATGCGTAAGCCGGCCTGGACAGACCGGATCCTGTGGAGGGTGAAGCCTAAAGAGCCACCcccagaggaggagaaggacgaGGACAGGGACTCTGGTCTGGATGAGAAGAACACCAAGAAtcagcaggaggaggaagagttcCCTCTGAAACTCAAGCAGGATTCGTACACCAGCAACATGGAGTACGGCGTCAGCGACCACAAGCCTGTCATCGGCATCTTTACCTTGGAG TTGAGGAAGATGTACGAGACGCCGTTGGTGCGCGTGTGTGCCGAGGGTGAATGGAGCGCCGACTTTGACGCCATGGTGATCTACAGCCCCCTCCAGCCCTTCCCTTCGAGCGCCTGGGACTGGATCGGCCTCTACAAG GTGGGATTCAGGAGTGTTTCGGACTACATTACCTACACCTGGGTGAAGGATGATGAGGTCTCGTTTAATGACGAGCTCACCCAG GTCTATGTGAGCAAGGATGAGATTCCGGCGCTGGGAGGGGAGTGCGTGCTCTGCTATTACTGCAGTACGCTCCAATGCATTGTGGGTATTAGCTCACCCTTTAAG GTACACGAGTCCAAGGTGGCCGTTGAGGAAGGTCTCGCGCCGGAGAACATCGACGGCCTTGAAAAGGCCAGTTAG
- the LOC139382469 gene encoding F-box only protein 39-like — MDYPEDPGEQLSENKNEEEGEDKGIEIMDEEEGEVEEDKKPKLGWANLPDVCLRQVFWWLRDRDRVKAALVCRHWHHVMRSPSLWRVRNFNFSGRISRTRRSALETAVCYAKTYGAYLEDLEIRFSHPLNSLVARRFQQTLRTFLAALRKTGGQLRRLTVNHMALDRAAWCRSVRNSLVRSLAFYLRREGSRLGYLSLRGARLNLPQGLEVLEAVAAAQQHIHLGRRPGITHLNLEDFFSQPLAVFVSPAFPQVMNRFQGLCTLTLNYSCLSDELLAALSAACRSLGGGGSLQTFTVRCHIHEPHIQVVWGDAWSHLAQHCPDLRVQITVERILDVDKLGRILLREIPLRLLSLTSCYFSEQDWSAKPALTSLVPCYRSCLQKLTLDLNNSHESVDEELLEVVLLCNRLVYLKVWAFLDISFLDRLLQKRLEKKIILRTIKVRIYTNKYETQDEDGQLEEVYSRYRQLINSELHYLAISYPML, encoded by the exons ATGGATTACCCCGAGGATCCAGGGGAACAGTTATCGGAGAATAAGAacgaagaagagggggaggataAAGGAATAGAGATAATGGATGAGGAAGAAGGCGAGGTGGAGGAAGATAAAAAGCCTAAACTGGGCTGGGCTAATCTCCCGGACGTGTGTCTGCGGCAGGTGTTCTGGTGGCTGCGTGACCGCGACCGTGTCAAGGCGGCCCTGGTGTGTCGCCATTGGCACCACGTTATGCGCTCGCCCTCCCTCTGGAGGGTTCGAAACTTCAACTTCTCCGGCCGTATCTCCAGGACCCGCCGTTCGGCGCTGGAGACGGCCGTGTGTTACGCCAAGACCTACGGCGCTTACCTGGAGGATCTGGAGATCCGCTTCTCCCACCCCCTCAACTCTCTGGTGGCCCGGCGCTTCCAGCAGACGCTGAGGACCTTCCTCGCCGCGCTGCGTAAAACCGGCGGCCAACTACGCCGCCTAACTGTCAACCACATGGCGCTGGACCGCGCCGCCTGGTGCCGCAGTGTACGCAACTCCCTGGTGCGCAGCCTCGCCTTCTACCTGCGCCGTGAGGGCTCCCGCCTTGGCTACTTGAGCCTGCGGGGGGCCCGCCTCAACCTGCCCCAGGGCCTGGAGGTACTGGAAGCCGTGGCTGCAGCTCAGCAGCACATCCACCTGGGACGCCGGCCCGGCATCACCCACCTCAACCTGGAGGACTTCTTCTCTCAGCCATTGGCCGTCTTCGTCAGCCCCGCCTTCCCCCAGGTCATGAACCGCTTCCAGGGCCTCTGCACCCTGACCCTTAACTACAGCTGCCTGTCGGACGAGCTGCTGGCGGCCCTGTCCGCGGCGTGTAGGAGCCTGGGCGGGGGAGGGTCCCTGCAGACGTTCACAGTACGATGCCATATCCACGAGCCCCACATCCAGGTGGTCTGGGGGGATGCCTGGTCTCATCTGGCTCAGCATTGTCCCGACCTTCGGGTGCAGATCACAGTGGAGCGGATCCTCGACGTGGACAAGCTGGGGAGGATTCTGCTCAGAGAGATCCCGCTGCGCTTGCTCAGTCTCACCAGCTGCTACTTCAGTGAACAGGACTGGAGTGCCAAGCCTGCCCTTACCAGCCTAGTGCCCTGCTACAGGAGCTGTTTACAG AAATTGACCCTGGACCTGAACAACAGCCACGAGTCTGTGGACGAGGAGCTGCTGGAGGTGGTGCTGCTGTGCAACCGGCTGGTCTACCTGAAGGTCTGGGCCTTCCTGGACATCAGCTTCCTGGACCGGCTACTGCAGAAACGCCTGGAAAAGAAGATCATCCTCAGGACCATCAAG GTGCGCATCTACACCAACAAATATGAGACTCAGGATGAGGATGGGCAACTGGAGGAGGTGTACTCTCGCTACAGACAACTCATCAACTCCGAGCTCCACTACCTCGCCATCTCCTACCCCATGCTCTGA
- the LOC139383097 gene encoding XIAP-associated factor 1-like has translation MADEEEARTRICDQCHKEVAVSNFALHESHCQRFLCLCPDCDEPVPRELLEQHHQNQHSQVKCTKCDKKVESCQLLDHECKARLQRCEFCPVELPLSAMAEHSLACGSRTERCSDCGRYITLRDQPEHGQICPDLNAPDNPSSPSSNGRRTAVVCRSCMRSFPLKEMAEHQLECDHTSEESKGDDDDDEEDGSHKQEQASPRLTSSMKSTLFSAQGKRQEGEVDQISTCPHCHLALPVVTLRWHEVKCQIHVNLK, from the exons ATGGCAGACGAGGAAGAAGCGAGAACCCGTATCTGTGACCAGTG TCACAAGGAGGTGGCTGTGTCCAACTTTGCCTTGCACGAGTCCCACTGCCAGCGGTTCCTATGCCTGTGTCCAGACTGTGATGAGCCGGTTCCCAGAGAGCTATTGGAGCAGCACCATCAGAACCAGCACAGCCAG GTGAAGTGCACCAAGTGCGACAAAAAGGTGGAGAGTTGCCAGCTCCTGGACCATGAG TGTAAGGCAAGGCTGCAGCGCTGTGAGTTCTGCCCGGTGGAGCTGCCGCTGTCGGCCATGGCGGAGCACAGCTTGGCGTGTGGCAGTCGCACCGAGCGCTGCTCCGACTGCGGACGCTACATCACTCTGCGGGACCAGCCGGAGCATGGTCAGATctgccctgacctcaatgctCCCGATAACCCCTCCTCACCATCCTCCAACG GCAGGCGAACGGCAGTGGTTTGCAGGAGCTGCATGAGGTCCTTCCCATTGAAGGAGATGGCGGAACATCAG CTGGAGTGTGACCACACATCAGAGGAGTCtaaaggtgatgatgatgatgatgaggaagatGGCAGCCACAAACAGGAGCAGGCCAGTCCTCGTTTGACCAGTTCTATGAAGTCTACATTGTTCTCAGCCCAAGGCAAGAGGCAGGAGGGGGAAGTTGACCAGATCAGCACCTGTCCCCACTGTCACCTGGCTCTCCCCGTAGTCACACTACGATGGCATGAG GTCAAATGTCAGATCCATGTCAACTTGAAATGA
- the LOC139382266 gene encoding inositol polyphosphate 5-phosphatase K-like isoform X4, whose amino-acid sequence MENDDDTKEDPQSQVKNSVSMEKNCCDEDTFRLHMVTWNVATADPPDDISSLLHLSSPKTPDLYVIGLQEVYSAPHRFIIDMAVEDSWSHLFMSSLAPRGYLKVSSTRMQGLLLLFFSKLAHVPFIRDIQDTYSRTGISGYWGNKGGVSIRLSFYGHMLCFLNCHLAAHMQYASQRVDEFEYILDTQTFDPKKTPHILDHKLVFWFGDLNFRIQDHGMHFLRNCITSHKFNLLWSKEQLTMMKKTEALLQEFDEGPLDFQPTYKFDRFSDCYDSSGKMRKPAWTDRILWRVKPKEPPPEEEKDEDRDSGLDEKNTKNQQEEEEFPLKLKQDSYTSNMEYGVSDHKPVIGIFTLELRKMYETPLVRVCAEGEWSADFDAMVIYSPLQPFPSSAWDWIGLYKVGFRSVSDYITYTWVKDDEVSFNDELTQVYVSKDEIPALGGECVLCYYCSTLQCIVGISSPFKVHESKVAVEEGLAPENIDGLEKAS is encoded by the exons ATGGAGAATGACGATGATACCAAGGAAGACCCCCAGTCACAAGTCAAGAACTCAGTCAGCATGGAGAAGAACTGCTGCGACGAAGACACTTTCAG gCTTCACATGGTCACATGGAATGTTGCTACAGCTGATCCTCCAGATGACATCAGCTCCTTGCTTCACCTGAGCTCCCCAAAGACCCCAGACCTCTACGTGATTGG tcTCCAGGAGGTGTACTCTGCTCCTCACAGGTTCATCATAGACATGGCCGTTGAGGACTCCTGGAGCCATCTCTTCATGTCCAGCCTGGCACCACGAGGCTACCTGAAG GTGTCCTCCACCCGCATGCAGGGCCTCCTACTGCTGTTCTTCTCCAAACTGGCCCACGTTCCATTCATTAGAGACATCCAGGACACCTACTCTCGCACAGGCATCTCCGGCTACTGG GGGAATAAAGGCGGGGTGTCCATCCGCCTGTCTTTCTACGGCCACATGCTCTGCTTCCTCAACTGTCACCTGGCGGCACACATGCAGTACGCCTCGCAGCGCGTCGACGAGTTCGAGTACATCCTGGACACGCAGACCTTTGACCCCAAAAAGACGCCGCACATCCTCGACCACAA gctggtCTTTTggtttggggatttgaacttccgCATCCAAGATCACGGCATGCATTTTTTGCGCAACTGCATCACCAGCCATAAGTTCAACTTGCTGTGGAGCAAAGAGCAG CTGACCATGATGAAGAAGACGGAGGCTCTCCTGCAGGAGTTTGACGAGGGACCTCTGGACTTTCAACCAACCTACAAATTCGACAGGTTCTCTGACTGCTATGACAGCAG tGGTAAGATGCGTAAGCCGGCCTGGACAGACCGGATCCTGTGGAGGGTGAAGCCTAAAGAGCCACCcccagaggaggagaaggacgaGGACAGGGACTCTGGTCTGGATGAGAAGAACACCAAGAAtcagcaggaggaggaagagttcCCTCTGAAACTCAAGCAGGATTCGTACACCAGCAACATGGAGTACGGCGTCAGCGACCACAAGCCTGTCATCGGCATCTTTACCTTGGAG TTGAGGAAGATGTACGAGACGCCGTTGGTGCGCGTGTGTGCCGAGGGTGAATGGAGCGCCGACTTTGACGCCATGGTGATCTACAGCCCCCTCCAGCCCTTCCCTTCGAGCGCCTGGGACTGGATCGGCCTCTACAAG GTGGGATTCAGGAGTGTTTCGGACTACATTACCTACACCTGGGTGAAGGATGATGAGGTCTCGTTTAATGACGAGCTCACCCAG GTCTATGTGAGCAAGGATGAGATTCCGGCGCTGGGAGGGGAGTGCGTGCTCTGCTATTACTGCAGTACGCTCCAATGCATTGTGGGTATTAGCTCACCCTTTAAG GTACACGAGTCCAAGGTGGCCGTTGAGGAAGGTCTCGCGCCGGAGAACATCGACGGCCTTGAAAAGGCCAGTTAG
- the LOC139382266 gene encoding inositol polyphosphate 5-phosphatase K-like isoform X1, whose protein sequence is MRRLDPVILCKSRTATEAGEIMENDDDTKEDPQSQVKNSVSMEKNCCDEDTFRLHMVTWNVATADPPDDISSLLHLSSPKTPDLYVIGLQEVYSAPHRFIIDMAVEDSWSHLFMSSLAPRGYLKVSSTRMQGLLLLFFSKLAHVPFIRDIQDTYSRTGISGYWGNKGGVSIRLSFYGHMLCFLNCHLAAHMQYASQRVDEFEYILDTQTFDPKKTPHILDHKLVFWFGDLNFRIQDHGMHFLRNCITSHKFNLLWSKEQLTMMKKTEALLQEFDEGPLDFQPTYKFDRFSDCYDSRPHGTWFGFHGKMRKPAWTDRILWRVKPKEPPPEEEKDEDRDSGLDEKNTKNQQEEEEFPLKLKQDSYTSNMEYGVSDHKPVIGIFTLELRKMYETPLVRVCAEGEWSADFDAMVIYSPLQPFPSSAWDWIGLYKVGFRSVSDYITYTWVKDDEVSFNDELTQVYVSKDEIPALGGECVLCYYCSTLQCIVGISSPFKVHESKVAVEEGLAPENIDGLEKAS, encoded by the exons ATGAGAAGGCTCGATCCTGTCATCCTGTGTAAGTCAAGGACCGCCACAGAAG CTGGTGAGATTATGGAGAATGACGATGATACCAAGGAAGACCCCCAGTCACAAGTCAAGAACTCAGTCAGCATGGAGAAGAACTGCTGCGACGAAGACACTTTCAG gCTTCACATGGTCACATGGAATGTTGCTACAGCTGATCCTCCAGATGACATCAGCTCCTTGCTTCACCTGAGCTCCCCAAAGACCCCAGACCTCTACGTGATTGG tcTCCAGGAGGTGTACTCTGCTCCTCACAGGTTCATCATAGACATGGCCGTTGAGGACTCCTGGAGCCATCTCTTCATGTCCAGCCTGGCACCACGAGGCTACCTGAAG GTGTCCTCCACCCGCATGCAGGGCCTCCTACTGCTGTTCTTCTCCAAACTGGCCCACGTTCCATTCATTAGAGACATCCAGGACACCTACTCTCGCACAGGCATCTCCGGCTACTGG GGGAATAAAGGCGGGGTGTCCATCCGCCTGTCTTTCTACGGCCACATGCTCTGCTTCCTCAACTGTCACCTGGCGGCACACATGCAGTACGCCTCGCAGCGCGTCGACGAGTTCGAGTACATCCTGGACACGCAGACCTTTGACCCCAAAAAGACGCCGCACATCCTCGACCACAA gctggtCTTTTggtttggggatttgaacttccgCATCCAAGATCACGGCATGCATTTTTTGCGCAACTGCATCACCAGCCATAAGTTCAACTTGCTGTGGAGCAAAGAGCAG CTGACCATGATGAAGAAGACGGAGGCTCTCCTGCAGGAGTTTGACGAGGGACCTCTGGACTTTCAACCAACCTACAAATTCGACAGGTTCTCTGACTGCTATGACAGCAG GCCCCACGGTACATGGTTTGGTTTCCA tGGTAAGATGCGTAAGCCGGCCTGGACAGACCGGATCCTGTGGAGGGTGAAGCCTAAAGAGCCACCcccagaggaggagaaggacgaGGACAGGGACTCTGGTCTGGATGAGAAGAACACCAAGAAtcagcaggaggaggaagagttcCCTCTGAAACTCAAGCAGGATTCGTACACCAGCAACATGGAGTACGGCGTCAGCGACCACAAGCCTGTCATCGGCATCTTTACCTTGGAG TTGAGGAAGATGTACGAGACGCCGTTGGTGCGCGTGTGTGCCGAGGGTGAATGGAGCGCCGACTTTGACGCCATGGTGATCTACAGCCCCCTCCAGCCCTTCCCTTCGAGCGCCTGGGACTGGATCGGCCTCTACAAG GTGGGATTCAGGAGTGTTTCGGACTACATTACCTACACCTGGGTGAAGGATGATGAGGTCTCGTTTAATGACGAGCTCACCCAG GTCTATGTGAGCAAGGATGAGATTCCGGCGCTGGGAGGGGAGTGCGTGCTCTGCTATTACTGCAGTACGCTCCAATGCATTGTGGGTATTAGCTCACCCTTTAAG GTACACGAGTCCAAGGTGGCCGTTGAGGAAGGTCTCGCGCCGGAGAACATCGACGGCCTTGAAAAGGCCAGTTAG
- the LOC139382266 gene encoding inositol polyphosphate 5-phosphatase K-like isoform X3 produces MENDDDTKEDPQSQVKNSVSMEKNCCDEDTFRLHMVTWNVATADPPDDISSLLHLSSPKTPDLYVIGLQEVYSAPHRFIIDMAVEDSWSHLFMSSLAPRGYLKVSSTRMQGLLLLFFSKLAHVPFIRDIQDTYSRTGISGYWGNKGGVSIRLSFYGHMLCFLNCHLAAHMQYASQRVDEFEYILDTQTFDPKKTPHILDHKLVFWFGDLNFRIQDHGMHFLRNCITSHKFNLLWSKEQLTMMKKTEALLQEFDEGPLDFQPTYKFDRFSDCYDSRPHGTWFGFHGKMRKPAWTDRILWRVKPKEPPPEEEKDEDRDSGLDEKNTKNQQEEEEFPLKLKQDSYTSNMEYGVSDHKPVIGIFTLELRKMYETPLVRVCAEGEWSADFDAMVIYSPLQPFPSSAWDWIGLYKVGFRSVSDYITYTWVKDDEVSFNDELTQVYVSKDEIPALGGECVLCYYCSTLQCIVGISSPFKVHESKVAVEEGLAPENIDGLEKAS; encoded by the exons ATGGAGAATGACGATGATACCAAGGAAGACCCCCAGTCACAAGTCAAGAACTCAGTCAGCATGGAGAAGAACTGCTGCGACGAAGACACTTTCAG gCTTCACATGGTCACATGGAATGTTGCTACAGCTGATCCTCCAGATGACATCAGCTCCTTGCTTCACCTGAGCTCCCCAAAGACCCCAGACCTCTACGTGATTGG tcTCCAGGAGGTGTACTCTGCTCCTCACAGGTTCATCATAGACATGGCCGTTGAGGACTCCTGGAGCCATCTCTTCATGTCCAGCCTGGCACCACGAGGCTACCTGAAG GTGTCCTCCACCCGCATGCAGGGCCTCCTACTGCTGTTCTTCTCCAAACTGGCCCACGTTCCATTCATTAGAGACATCCAGGACACCTACTCTCGCACAGGCATCTCCGGCTACTGG GGGAATAAAGGCGGGGTGTCCATCCGCCTGTCTTTCTACGGCCACATGCTCTGCTTCCTCAACTGTCACCTGGCGGCACACATGCAGTACGCCTCGCAGCGCGTCGACGAGTTCGAGTACATCCTGGACACGCAGACCTTTGACCCCAAAAAGACGCCGCACATCCTCGACCACAA gctggtCTTTTggtttggggatttgaacttccgCATCCAAGATCACGGCATGCATTTTTTGCGCAACTGCATCACCAGCCATAAGTTCAACTTGCTGTGGAGCAAAGAGCAG CTGACCATGATGAAGAAGACGGAGGCTCTCCTGCAGGAGTTTGACGAGGGACCTCTGGACTTTCAACCAACCTACAAATTCGACAGGTTCTCTGACTGCTATGACAGCAG GCCCCACGGTACATGGTTTGGTTTCCA tGGTAAGATGCGTAAGCCGGCCTGGACAGACCGGATCCTGTGGAGGGTGAAGCCTAAAGAGCCACCcccagaggaggagaaggacgaGGACAGGGACTCTGGTCTGGATGAGAAGAACACCAAGAAtcagcaggaggaggaagagttcCCTCTGAAACTCAAGCAGGATTCGTACACCAGCAACATGGAGTACGGCGTCAGCGACCACAAGCCTGTCATCGGCATCTTTACCTTGGAG TTGAGGAAGATGTACGAGACGCCGTTGGTGCGCGTGTGTGCCGAGGGTGAATGGAGCGCCGACTTTGACGCCATGGTGATCTACAGCCCCCTCCAGCCCTTCCCTTCGAGCGCCTGGGACTGGATCGGCCTCTACAAG GTGGGATTCAGGAGTGTTTCGGACTACATTACCTACACCTGGGTGAAGGATGATGAGGTCTCGTTTAATGACGAGCTCACCCAG GTCTATGTGAGCAAGGATGAGATTCCGGCGCTGGGAGGGGAGTGCGTGCTCTGCTATTACTGCAGTACGCTCCAATGCATTGTGGGTATTAGCTCACCCTTTAAG GTACACGAGTCCAAGGTGGCCGTTGAGGAAGGTCTCGCGCCGGAGAACATCGACGGCCTTGAAAAGGCCAGTTAG